The following is a genomic window from Chryseobacterium sp. StRB126.
CGGGATTGCCTCTTCCAAATCATAAGAATCTGTATCCTTCATTTTTGCGGGTTCGAAAATGTAAGTTTTTACATAATCGAAATAACTTAATCCAGATACTTTTTCAATGATCAGTCCTAAAACCATGTATCCCGAATTGCTGTATTGAAAACCTTTCCCAGGAGAAAATAGTAATTCCTGATGTATGTAAAGCGGCAGATAATCGCTTACCGTTTTAAATTTTTCTTTCGCTAGTTTGTCGTGTTCGGCCCAAAAGTTTCCCATTCCGGAAGTGTGTGTCAATAATTGATGGATGGTAACGGAATCGGCTACTAGTTTATTGGGGAATTCGGGTAAATATTTACCAACTCTGTCATTTAGCGAAATCATTCCCTTTTCTACCAATTGCATAATGGCTAAACCTGTAAACATTTTATTCATAGAAGCCAAATTAAATTTGGTATTTGCTTTATTGGGGATTTTGTCGGCTATATTAGCATATCCGAAAGCTTTCTTATAGATTGTTTTATCACCTTTGGCAATCAAAACTACACCATTAAAGTAATTCTCCTTCTCAAGGATATGCAGTTGTTTTCTTATGACAGACAGGTTAACCGATTGTCCGAAAGCTAATGTTCCCCAAAGAATAAATAGTAATCTTACCAGAAAGTATCTTATCATTATAAAAAAATTATAACAGTTATTCATTATTTATTATTTCCTTTTGTAGTAATTATTGAACAGGAATCATTTAATTTTGCCGATAACCAATTGTTGTATCCATGGGTCTATAAATTTTTTTGGTTCATGCCAAATTGCAGTTGCTGTAAATTCTTTACAAGCTGAGGCTAGATCCACACAATATTGATGGGAGTTTATAATAATAATTTAATTTCATAAACAGGTCTTCTTGTCTTTTGTTCATAAGTACAAAATTATAGATACAAATACCTTGAACATTGTATGAATGTAAACCATTAAATAAAAAGCCAGAGCATATCTTTTGAAACATTAATATTTTTGAAAAATACGGTAGGAACAACACCTGTTAGTGCTTTGAATTCCCTGTTAAAATGAGGCTGGTCAAAAAATAAATTTTCGTGCGATAATGAAATGAATTTTTCATTGGTTTTCAGAGAAGAGGTAACTTGTCTGAAGCGATGTATTCTTTTATACAGAGATGGAGACTTTCCCGTATATTTAAAAAATACCCTATGGAGATATTGTCTGGATATACCCATTGATTCAGCAATATCATTTAATTTCCATCCTTCTTCAACTTTTTGCAGTATGTTTCGAATCGTTTCGAGCTTCGGACTACAAAGTTTGGAGATAAGATAATTTTCTAAAATATTTGCTTGTTCATCTTTGTTATTTATTTTCAATAGAGCTTGAATCTTAGTTTGGTAATCAGGGTATGGTTTGAAATTCTCCAAATGGTCTGCAGTTGATGATAAAAACACTTTAGGGAAAAAATGAAAAATTGCAAGGGGTTTGAAATATATTGTAAGTTCATTTCTAGGTTCTTCGTAAGTAACGTTAATGGGCTTGGAAATGTTGTAGAATAGAAATGAATCTATCCTTTTAATAGTTGATCTCTTTATTGTGATGTTGTTTTTTTCAGGAATTAACTCTGTGTCCTGACAAATTGTTGCAAGGCAGAAATTACTGGGAAATGTCCAATATTGATTTGATTTTAGGGTATCAAGCTCAGAAATAAAATAGAACCCCTCAATATATTGGCTTAATAGCTCTGATTTTGGTTTATAAAAAGTGATACTCATACTAACTATTACATAATCTCATTTTCTTTTAGAGGATTTTAATATCCCACTTAATCTGTCATTGCGGAAGCTTTTCATTCTCTTTTGTGATCACAATTTCAGTTTCTGGATAGGATCTTATTTTTTATCTGTAAGGTCCATTCGGTGCTCTATGCAAAGACAACTATAACTAAAAGAAAATTGATTTTCGGTTCATATATCATGTTTGCATGGAACAATTTAATACGCATTTATATTACAAAAAATATTTTTAGATCAATCATTTAACGATCATATTAACTGTAATTTAAGATCATATTGCCATACTCTCTTTTATTATCTCTTTTTGGTTCTGATTGCTTTTTAAATGGAACTGGGAATTTATCACTTATTGATCGTCGAAATATGTGGTTGTGTTTAAACGGTAAGAGACCGAACAGAATAGAAGTGAATAAGTTTTTCTTTTTTATATTTGTGATATTTTGAATATCAGTAAGATACAAAACATAAAGCCTATGATTATAGACAATGGAAAAACCTTAGCTTATCAACTTATTTTAATAATTGTGCTGGTGGTATCAAGCATAAATCTAAGCTATTCTCAGGAACCGCTCCCAGCTAGGAAGCAGATTAGTAAAGTATTCCATTCAAAAGTTTTAAATGAGGAACGTCAGTTTTGGATTTATCTTCCGGAAGGTTATGATAGAGGAGAAAAGCTATATCCGGTAATTTATCTTTTGGATCCCGACCAGAACTTTGCCTATGTTACCGAAATGGAAAGATTTCTTTCTGATCGATATCGTATGCCTAAATCTATTGTTGTAGGAATAGTTAATGCTGATAGGGTGCGTGATTTTACTCCAGTCCACTCCATGACCTTTCATGGAAAATTTGACAATAGTTTGCGTAACACTGGCGGGGCAGAAAAGTTTTTAAGTTTCTTGAAGCAGGAGGCTATTCCTTTCATTGAATCTAATTTCAGAACAGTACCTTATCGTACACTGGAAGGGCATTCCCTTGGAGGTCTTTTTTCACTGTACTGTAAGAAAGAGAGCCCTGAGTTATTCCAATCATATATAATCATCAGCCCAGCCATTTATGACGGAAATACTGCAATTTTAACACAATTTCGCGAAGCACTACAAAAGAATGTTGATCGTACTAGTTATTTATATCTTTCCATTGGTGATGAGCCTGATGGCCTTACCCCTGTTAAAACATTGAATGAGAGCCTGAAAAAATATGCGGATAAGAACTTGATATGGGATTTTAAACAATATCACAATGAGGATCATTTTTCCGTGGGGTATCAGAGTATGTATGATGGTTTAAAATTTATATATTCGAAATGGTTTCTAAATCCTCGTGATGCTTCGAAGGTGAAATCATATTTGGATATAAAAACGCATTTTGATGCTCTTTCGAAGCTATATGGGTACGAGGTTATCCCAGATGAAGATCTGGTTAATGAGAGTGGATACCAAAGGCTAAATAACAACGATTTTGTTCATGCTATCGAAATTTTCGCAGAGAATGTAAAAAATAATCCGGAGTCAGCAAATGCTTACGACAGTCTTGGAGAAGCATTTATGAAAAATGGGAATAAACATAATGCGATTGAAAACTACGAGAAATCAATAAAACTCAATCCACACAACCAAAATGCTGTACATATGCTGCAGGAGCTCAAAAAGTAGCTTTGAAGAACAGGAAAAAGGATATCATAGCTATCGTGAAGAAAGATAAAGTTGTGTACTCGAAAGGTTTTGTTTATCGTGACCTTGACCATAAACTTCCGGTAACAGCTAATATTTTATTTGGTATAGGAAGTAATACCAAAGCTTTTACTTCTGGGTTAATTGGAATATCAGGTACAGAAAATAAATTACTCTGCTCCGCAAAGTCTTCTGACTTTGAGCTGTCAAAAACCTAATACAAGAAATAAAAAGAACCTCGCTGCCGCACGAATCCTTTCGTGTGGTATTTTTATTATTGATAACGTTTGAGAAGCCCTCCAGCTTTTTTCCGATTTTATCTTGTAGCAGTTGGAGGATTCTAAAAGTGGCAGTATTTTAATATATTTACAAGATTAATAAATAAACATAATATTTTAAACCAGATGAGTGATTTCTTCGGATATGAAAAAATGCCTGATTCTCTGAAAAAAATAAGACTTAATGAAAGTGATTTATCAAAGCTGGATAAATTAAAATGGGTGGTCACTGAAAAAATCCATGGGGCTAATTTTAGTTTTTCCTATGAAAATAATACACTTCAATATGCTAAAAGGAGAGAATATCTTGCATGGGGAGACGATTTTTTTTGGATTTCAGCTTGTTGTTAATGCATTAGAAAGTAAAA
Proteins encoded in this region:
- a CDS encoding serine hydrolase, yielding MKNRKKDIIAIVKKDKVVYSKGFVYRDLDHKLPVTANILFGIGSNTKAFTSGLIGISGTENKLLCSAKSSDFELSKT
- a CDS encoding alpha/beta hydrolase-fold protein, whose translation is MIIDNGKTLAYQLILIIVLVVSSINLSYSQEPLPARKQISKVFHSKVLNEERQFWIYLPEGYDRGEKLYPVIYLLDPDQNFAYVTEMERFLSDRYRMPKSIVVGIVNADRVRDFTPVHSMTFHGKFDNSLRNTGGAEKFLSFLKQEAIPFIESNFRTVPYRTLEGHSLGGLFSLYCKKESPELFQSYIIISPAIYDGNTAILTQFREALQKNVDRTSYLYLSIGDEPDGLTPVKTLNESLKKYADKNLIWDFKQYHNEDHFSVGYQSMYDGLKFIYSKWFLNPRDASKVKSYLDIKTHFDALSKLYGYEVIPDEDLVNESGYQRLNNNDFVHAIEIFAENVKNNPESANAYDSLGEAFMKNGNKHNAIENYEKSIKLNPHNQNAVHMLQELKK
- a CDS encoding RNA ligase family protein; the protein is MPDSLKKIRLNESDLSKLDKLKWVVTEKIHGANFSFSYENNTLQYAKRREYLAWGDDFFWISACC
- a CDS encoding helix-turn-helix transcriptional regulator — its product is MSITFYKPKSELLSQYIEGFYFISELDTLKSNQYWTFPSNFCLATICQDTELIPEKNNITIKRSTIKRIDSFLFYNISKPINVTYEEPRNELTIYFKPLAIFHFFPKVFLSSTADHLENFKPYPDYQTKIQALLKINNKDEQANILENYLISKLCSPKLETIRNILQKVEEGWKLNDIAESMGISRQYLHRVFFKYTGKSPSLYKRIHRFRQVTSSLKTNEKFISLSHENLFFDQPHFNREFKALTGVVPTVFFKNINVSKDMLWLFI